The following are from one region of the Candidatus Delongbacteria bacterium genome:
- a CDS encoding PTS sugar transporter subunit IIA, which translates to MENLFYHNELLLLSVIIVTGMSFAWISKKFKLPKVTGYIAAGMILGKPLLNIISEQSFESFKSINVIALSMMSVTIGAHLNYHKLKNSGKRVISVLLFESTLTFIGVSSVVYFFTDLGLIISLLIGSIAIETGPAATVAVVKDTKSKGLLVNTIMPVVAMNNVLCILVFGVFANVVVFDHLGTFSIIDLIQSVMKELILAIILGVILGLILTYFAGRNISSNTYVLSLFFLTILAVAGISKIINVNAMLPSMFVGIVVTNFSYHRSKILSIFEEIGYIVFIIFFALAGAHIDMSNLLSAGIIGLLYFLARSGGKIVGGFTGAYLAGTSSRIYKYIGTSLLPHAGVAIGLIIVAADIEALKPHINFITTLVLAVVGISEILGPPLTRWSLEKGGDANNDRPKLIEFLLEEYINPSIKSKTKDDALKELVEFFSKTHKCNQNQKNEILKSVFERETDGSTGVGHGIAIPHAVIDKGPVIWGAIGLSTGGIEWDSFDEKPVHLIVLVVTPKEQKHNMHLEVMAEIAKILSDDSTRTKLFKSRNAFEVVEVFREKEMKEFSYFIDEVSH; encoded by the coding sequence ATGGAGAATCTTTTTTATCATAACGAATTGTTATTGTTATCGGTGATTATAGTCACCGGGATGTCATTCGCTTGGATTAGCAAAAAATTTAAACTTCCAAAAGTGACAGGATATATCGCTGCAGGGATGATATTGGGCAAACCTTTACTTAATATTATAAGTGAGCAGTCATTTGAAAGCTTCAAAAGTATAAACGTAATAGCTTTAAGCATGATGTCTGTAACCATAGGGGCTCATTTAAATTATCATAAACTAAAAAATTCAGGTAAAAGAGTAATATCTGTCCTTCTTTTTGAAAGTACTTTAACTTTTATTGGAGTCTCATCAGTTGTATATTTTTTTACAGATCTTGGTTTAATAATATCATTACTTATCGGATCAATTGCCATTGAAACAGGTCCAGCTGCCACAGTTGCAGTTGTGAAAGATACGAAATCCAAAGGACTTTTAGTCAATACAATAATGCCAGTTGTTGCAATGAATAATGTTCTTTGTATTTTAGTTTTTGGTGTTTTTGCCAATGTAGTTGTTTTCGATCATTTAGGAACTTTTAGCATTATTGATCTTATACAGTCTGTTATGAAAGAGCTGATATTAGCAATAATATTGGGAGTTATATTAGGATTGATTTTGACCTATTTTGCCGGAAGAAATATATCATCTAATACCTATGTCCTTTCACTTTTTTTTCTCACAATTTTAGCAGTTGCAGGAATAAGTAAAATAATTAATGTAAACGCCATGTTACCATCAATGTTTGTTGGTATTGTAGTTACGAATTTCTCCTACCATAGAAGTAAAATTCTTTCTATTTTTGAAGAGATCGGCTATATCGTTTTTATAATATTTTTTGCCTTAGCAGGTGCACATATAGATATGAGCAATCTTTTAAGTGCCGGGATAATTGGATTACTGTATTTCCTAGCCCGTTCCGGAGGAAAGATTGTTGGAGGTTTTACTGGGGCATATTTGGCGGGAACATCCTCAAGAATTTACAAATATATAGGAACATCACTATTACCTCATGCAGGTGTTGCAATTGGTTTAATAATTGTGGCTGCAGATATTGAGGCTTTAAAACCTCATATAAATTTTATAACAACATTAGTTCTTGCAGTAGTTGGTATTAGCGAGATATTGGGACCTCCATTGACAAGATGGTCACTTGAAAAGGGTGGTGATGCAAATAACGACAGACCTAAACTAATTGAATTTTTACTTGAAGAATATATTAATCCTTCTATAAAAAGTAAAACAAAAGATGATGCTTTAAAGGAGTTAGTTGAATTTTTTTCAAAAACACACAAGTGCAACCAAAATCAAAAAAATGAGATACTTAAATCTGTTTTTGAAAGAGAAACTGATGGAAGCACCGGTGTTGGTCATGGAATAGCTATTCCTCACGCCGTCATAGACAAAGGTCCAGTAATTTGGGGTGCTATTGGACTTTCAACAGGTGGTATTGAATGGGATTCATTTGATGAAAAACCAGTTCATTTAATCGTACTTGTCGTCACCCCAAAAGAGCAAAAACATAATATGCATTTGGAAGTAATGGCTGAAATTGCCAAGATACTTTCAGATGACTCAACCAGAACAAAACTTTTCAAATCTAGAAATGCTTTTGAAGTAGTGGAAGTATTCAGAGAAAAGGAGATGAAGGAGTTCAGCTATTTTATTGATGAAGTAAGTCATTAA
- a CDS encoding response regulator transcription factor has protein sequence MNKYKILVVDDETDLCEILEFNLIGEGFEVETANSAEEALTKNLKSYHLILLDIMMGKISGTSLAKMMKKDNELKSIPIIFLTAKDTEMDKLIGFNIGADDYIIKPFSVKEVVARINAVLKRTYSNSVSQTEESIEIGGLKIDDRSKKVFIDEKDTKLTRKEYDILYLLVKNQTRVFSRGELLDLIWDDDGTITDRTVDVNIRRIRQKLEDYGNYIKTRSGYGYCFERQLEN, from the coding sequence ATGAATAAATACAAAATACTTGTAGTGGATGATGAAACAGATCTGTGTGAAATTCTTGAATTTAATTTAATTGGTGAAGGTTTTGAAGTTGAAACAGCTAACTCTGCTGAAGAGGCTTTAACAAAAAATCTTAAAAGCTATCACTTGATATTACTTGATATAATGATGGGTAAGATTTCCGGCACTTCACTTGCTAAAATGATGAAAAAGGATAACGAACTTAAATCAATTCCCATAATTTTTCTTACGGCAAAAGATACTGAAATGGATAAATTGATTGGTTTCAATATTGGAGCTGATGATTACATTATCAAACCATTTTCTGTAAAAGAAGTTGTTGCAAGAATAAATGCGGTGTTAAAAAGAACATACAGTAACTCAGTTTCTCAGACAGAAGAGAGTATAGAAATTGGCGGCTTAAAGATTGATGATAGATCCAAGAAAGTATTCATTGACGAAAAAGATACCAAGCTTACACGAAAAGAGTATGATATACTATATTTACTTGTTAAGAATCAAACAAGAGTGTTTTCTAGAGGAGAACTTCTTGATTTAATTTGGGATGACGATGGTACGATCACCGATAGAACGGTTGATGTTAACATAAGAAGAATAAGACAAAAACTAGAAGATTACGGTAATTATATAAAGACAAGATCAGGCTACGGTTACTGTTTTGAACGACAGCTTGAAAACTAA